A single Xylanimonas cellulosilytica DSM 15894 DNA region contains:
- a CDS encoding LacI family DNA-binding transcriptional regulator, with translation MSSDPRRRRATHADVAAAAGVSKATVSKALNGRDDVSATTRERVLTAVTELGYRPTTAPATTSGRRALAVVFDIPASPYILGVLQGALAAASDGHLDLLTRLAPERSARTQRAVAREWIADQRAAGVVGIVGLTLSEPDGLIDAASDASLPFVIVDPVDTRHRRMVSVGSSNWAGARTATEHLLGLGHRRIAWIGGPEASDAARDRLYGYQAALDAAGLEVDPALIRSDQFDVSVGARHARELLTAAEPPTAIMAADDEIAVGVLATAHALGIRVPDQLSVTGFDDTPQAAWTTPPLTTVHQHLEGMGRMAVQTVLAMAEGRRPASRHVELATSLTVRDSTSAPASAART, from the coding sequence ATGTCGAGTGACCCTCGCCGTCGGCGCGCCACCCATGCCGACGTCGCCGCCGCTGCCGGCGTCTCCAAGGCGACCGTCTCCAAGGCGCTCAACGGCCGCGACGACGTGTCGGCCACGACCCGCGAGCGTGTCCTGACCGCTGTCACCGAGCTCGGCTACCGCCCGACGACGGCGCCCGCGACCACCTCGGGCCGGCGGGCTCTGGCCGTCGTCTTCGACATCCCCGCGTCGCCCTACATCCTGGGCGTCCTCCAGGGTGCGCTCGCCGCGGCCAGCGACGGGCACCTCGACCTGCTCACGCGGCTCGCCCCCGAGCGGTCCGCACGCACCCAACGGGCCGTCGCCCGCGAGTGGATCGCCGACCAGCGCGCAGCCGGCGTCGTCGGCATCGTGGGGCTCACGCTCTCGGAGCCGGACGGGCTCATCGACGCCGCGAGCGACGCCAGCCTGCCGTTCGTCATCGTCGACCCGGTGGACACCCGCCACCGCCGCATGGTGAGCGTCGGTTCGAGCAACTGGGCCGGAGCACGCACCGCGACCGAGCACCTCCTCGGCCTCGGCCATCGGCGCATCGCGTGGATCGGCGGTCCGGAGGCGTCCGACGCGGCCCGCGACCGGCTCTACGGCTACCAGGCTGCGCTCGACGCCGCCGGACTCGAGGTCGACCCCGCCCTCATCCGGTCGGACCAGTTCGACGTGTCCGTCGGTGCCCGGCACGCGCGCGAGCTCCTCACCGCGGCCGAACCGCCCACCGCGATCATGGCGGCCGACGACGAGATCGCCGTCGGCGTGCTCGCCACAGCTCACGCGCTCGGCATCCGGGTGCCGGACCAGCTCAGCGTCACCGGCTTCGACGACACACCGCAGGCGGCGTGGACGACGCCGCCGCTGACGACCGTCCACCAGCACCTCGAGGGCATGGGACGGATGGCGGTCCAGACCGTCCTCGCGATGGCAGAGGGACGCCGCCCCGCGTCGCGCCACGTCGAGCTCGCCACGTCCCTGACTGTCCGCGACAGCACGAGCGCGCCGGCCTCCGCCGCCCGCACCTGA
- a CDS encoding GH39 family glycosyl hydrolase, with product MSVDASPSTLLIDGRSPADVALRHIWNECIGAGRANEALRADWQNHFREAVDVLGARYVRFHGIFHDDMFVYRASDGGGFGPATVLETPVYTFAYVDKVFDAILDAGARPFVELGFMPRELATQTETLFWWKAHCSPPKDMNAWVELVTTTVDHWIERYGIDEVRTWPFEVWNEPNLVPNFWTGTRTQYFELYEATATAIKAIDPQLRVGGPSTSVFVPDARYEGEYHDPSLEVETAVASDPDDLDWQPVWIHEFIEYCAERDLPIDFLSTHLYPTDYAADSLGKVSAITRHKDATYADLQLMRKIIENSPYPDAELHITEWSTSPSSRDAIHDTLFAAPYIVRAFLKGAPLAESISYWTFTDVFEEGGGGIGPFHGGFGFVNENGLHKPTFHAMAMLARLGDRLLAELPDGAITRSSATGDVAAIFYNYPADMGKAGLASHHRYADTRPLADVGPASRVQHTIEGLTPGARFAVEILDWDHGNVAEAWHQMGAPRNLSRQDVVDLQHVADGLDRRTLAVDADGVLTIDVDLAPWAVMSIAPAA from the coding sequence ATGTCTGTCGACGCGTCGCCGTCAACCCTACTGATCGACGGTCGTTCCCCGGCCGATGTCGCACTGCGGCACATCTGGAACGAGTGCATCGGCGCCGGGCGCGCCAACGAGGCGCTGCGTGCCGACTGGCAGAACCATTTCCGCGAGGCGGTGGACGTCCTCGGTGCCCGCTACGTGCGGTTCCACGGCATCTTCCACGACGACATGTTCGTGTACCGCGCCTCCGACGGCGGCGGGTTCGGCCCGGCCACCGTGCTGGAGACCCCCGTCTACACCTTCGCGTACGTCGACAAGGTGTTCGACGCGATCCTCGACGCCGGTGCACGCCCATTCGTCGAGCTCGGCTTCATGCCCCGTGAGCTCGCCACCCAGACCGAGACCCTGTTCTGGTGGAAGGCGCACTGCAGCCCACCGAAGGACATGAACGCGTGGGTGGAGCTCGTCACCACGACCGTCGACCACTGGATCGAGCGCTACGGCATCGACGAGGTGCGCACCTGGCCGTTCGAGGTGTGGAACGAGCCCAACCTGGTGCCGAACTTCTGGACCGGGACGCGCACCCAGTACTTCGAGCTGTACGAGGCGACCGCCACGGCGATCAAGGCGATCGACCCGCAGCTTCGGGTCGGGGGCCCGTCCACGAGCGTGTTCGTTCCCGACGCGCGGTACGAGGGGGAGTACCACGACCCGTCGCTCGAGGTCGAGACCGCGGTGGCGTCCGACCCCGACGACCTCGACTGGCAGCCCGTCTGGATCCACGAGTTCATCGAGTACTGCGCAGAGCGTGACCTCCCGATCGACTTCCTCTCGACGCACCTCTACCCGACCGACTACGCGGCCGACTCGCTGGGCAAGGTGAGTGCGATCACGCGCCACAAGGACGCCACGTACGCGGACCTGCAGCTGATGCGCAAGATCATCGAGAACAGCCCGTACCCGGACGCCGAGCTGCACATCACCGAGTGGTCGACCTCGCCCTCCAGCCGGGACGCGATCCACGACACGCTCTTCGCGGCGCCATACATCGTGCGGGCCTTCCTCAAGGGCGCACCGCTCGCAGAGTCGATCTCGTACTGGACGTTCACGGACGTGTTCGAGGAGGGCGGCGGCGGCATCGGCCCGTTCCACGGCGGCTTCGGCTTCGTCAACGAGAACGGCCTGCACAAGCCGACGTTCCACGCGATGGCCATGCTGGCCCGCCTCGGTGACCGCCTGCTGGCCGAGCTGCCCGACGGCGCCATCACCCGCTCCTCCGCCACCGGCGACGTCGCCGCGATCTTCTACAACTACCCGGCCGACATGGGAAAGGCCGGGCTCGCCTCGCACCACCGCTACGCCGACACGCGCCCCCTCGCCGACGTCGGACCCGCCAGCCGCGTCCAGCACACGATCGAGGGCCTGACCCCGGGCGCACGCTTCGCCGTCGAGATCCTCGACTGGGACCACGGCAACGTCGCGGAGGCGTGGCACCAGATGGGGGCACCGCGCAACCTCTCGCGCCAGGACGTCGTCGACCTCCAGCACGTTGCCGACGGCCTCGACCGCCGCACCCTCGCGGTCGACGCCGACGGCGTCCTGACCATCGACGTCGACCTCGCCCCGTGGGCCGTCATGTCGATCGCGCCAGCCGCCTGA
- a CDS encoding VanZ family protein, with protein sequence MRWLRWLFLVYLGAVLSLTLWPSLDQTNVPGWAEATVEFLGGLGIRTSVAALEAGSNLVMFLPFGVFGVLLLAPARRRWSLLTVALVVTAAAFAFSGTIETVQLAIPGRVSTLQDVALNGAGGFLGAVVAADVVARIERRRRAARPSSSG encoded by the coding sequence GTGCGCTGGCTGCGATGGCTCTTCCTCGTCTACCTCGGTGCCGTGCTGTCCCTGACGCTGTGGCCGTCGCTCGACCAGACGAACGTGCCCGGCTGGGCCGAGGCGACGGTGGAGTTCCTGGGCGGGCTGGGCATCCGCACGTCCGTGGCGGCGCTCGAGGCCGGGTCGAACCTGGTGATGTTCCTGCCGTTCGGGGTGTTCGGCGTGCTGCTGCTCGCACCCGCCCGACGGCGGTGGTCGCTGCTGACGGTCGCGCTGGTGGTGACGGCGGCCGCGTTCGCCTTCTCCGGGACGATCGAGACGGTGCAGCTCGCGATCCCGGGCCGGGTGTCGACCCTCCAGGACGTCGCCCTGAACGGCGCCGGCGGGTTCCTCGGTGCCGTCGTGGCGGCCGACGTCGTCGCACGGATCGAGCGGCGACGCCGGGCCGCCCGCCCCTCTTCCAGCGGTTGA
- a CDS encoding histidine phosphatase family protein: protein MTLTLTLVRHGQTHFNSRQILQGSSNSPLTRTGREGVRTTARHLAASDFVAAYTSPAGRAVTTAVEIIRHHPGLPLTVETGLREYDFGKFERRPERELEAFEPWAALVPAVLAGRHPGLPDGEPGAAYMARVTATFDRIVAAHDAAAGSGQGVEVLVVGHGLTLGAYLWTLQRGGLPALPNASVSTVRVTDGVPEVVEVGLDIAGHGLRAARPAPAPIPAP from the coding sequence ATGACCCTGACGCTCACGCTCGTCCGCCACGGGCAGACCCACTTCAACTCCCGCCAGATCCTCCAGGGATCATCCAACTCGCCCCTGACACGCACCGGCCGCGAGGGCGTCCGCACGACGGCGCGGCACCTCGCCGCGTCAGACTTCGTGGCGGCATACACGTCGCCCGCGGGCCGCGCGGTGACGACGGCGGTGGAGATCATCCGCCACCACCCCGGGCTCCCGCTCACCGTCGAGACCGGCCTGCGCGAGTACGACTTCGGGAAGTTCGAGCGACGCCCGGAACGCGAGCTCGAGGCGTTCGAGCCGTGGGCGGCGCTGGTGCCGGCCGTGCTCGCGGGCCGCCACCCGGGCCTGCCCGACGGGGAACCCGGCGCCGCGTACATGGCTCGCGTCACCGCGACGTTCGACCGCATCGTCGCCGCGCACGACGCTGCGGCAGGCTCGGGGCAGGGCGTCGAGGTGCTCGTCGTCGGGCACGGTCTCACGCTCGGTGCCTACCTGTGGACGTTGCAGCGCGGTGGCCTGCCAGCGCTGCCGAATGCATCGGTCTCCACGGTGCGGGTCACCGATGGGGTGCCCGAGGTGGTCGAGGTCGGCCTGGACATCGCGGGCCACGGCCTGCGGGCGGCCCGGCCGGCGCCGGCTCCGATCCCCGCCCCCTGA
- a CDS encoding bifunctional RecB family nuclease/DEAD/DEAH box helicase, with protein MYLIDGDVVLSASDLTAAATCELAFLRGLDVRLGRIEALDVAEDPMLARTASLGEAHELRLLAAYEERFGPARDAADARGVGDLRPDDDGGRGDGGRAGGVVQVERPSLRDPEAVAAALAATRSAFESGADVVYQAMLAEPPSTAADGERRPGFVGFADFVVRQADGRCRIQDSKLARHARVTALLQLAAYAGRLRVLGVAVDDDVDLVLGDGTVSTHRLVDVEPVYRLRRAHLERLVTAHLAHDDAARWGDPGVSACGRCAVCDAEVTAHRDVLLVAGLRLTQRARLAAAGITTIEQLAASSGPVDGIGTSTLAGLREQAALQLESEALPPPPAVDPPPVVELPPVVEPVETTPPQTAPLPVVEPVETTPPDRSGVVSTGSTTGDSPAVVVSTSSTTGVGSDRSGVVSTVSTTGRVSTGSPTGVGTAVPAVRVVDPDGLAVIPAASDGDIFFDFEGDPLYTEGAGTQWGLDYLFGLVEVDGTFRAWWAHSFAEERVALRGFLDYLRDRRRTYPDLHVYHYASYERTHLLALAARHGVGEEEIDQLLREHVLVDLYPIVRRSVRVGSRSYSIKKLEPLYMGDDLRSGDVQTAGASIEEYAAARAASARGDVVQGEKMLAAIADYNAYDCRSTLRLRDWLAGLARERRVEPLPVPDDAPGREVEASPLAERIAALAGDPLDPDRTPDERALGLAAAAIDYHRRENKSFWWGHFARLIEPPADWLDTRDVLRVDSVRLVRDWTVEGRQKNPRRVIELRGEWAPGSRPSTFANPGPHLLYEPPGPYPSPTADPGARSVHAVRVLEVVDDATVLVEEALPGGHEPHQDVPIALAPAAPPDTRPLAAAVAEWATRLVDPPPPMVEPVETRTPVVEPVETTPPDRSGVVSTGSTTGRDTVRWPRDAVVDILRRTPPRSRSGRGLAAVRPGDDGEGDHIAAVVASVLDLDDSYLAVQGPPGTGKTYLAARVIRTLVERHHWRVGVVAQSHAVVENVLDGVVGAGLDRDLVGKQPGDPEADLVFTAVPRKGYAAFADERATSGFVLGGTAWDFVAADRVPRRSLDLLVVDEAGQYSLGTTIAASVAARNLLLLGDPQQLPQVSQGTHPEPVDTSALGWVSAGHDVLPAELGYFLAASRRMHPAVSRPVSDLSYEGRLHSHPCAAQRSLDDVEPGLHVHPVPHEGRSTESPEEAAEVVRIVRSLLGKRWSTAPDDAGRSLTAADVVVVTPYNAQVQRVRQALDAAGLGDARVGTVDKFQGQEAVVAIVSLAASDAVAVPRGMEFLLMKNRLNVAISRAQWAAYLVWSPALLDHLPPTPPTLAQLSAFARLVGA; from the coding sequence GTGTACCTGATCGACGGCGACGTCGTGCTGTCGGCGAGCGACCTCACGGCCGCCGCGACCTGCGAGCTCGCGTTCCTGCGCGGCCTGGACGTGCGGCTCGGGCGCATCGAGGCCCTCGACGTCGCAGAGGATCCGATGCTCGCGCGCACCGCGAGCCTGGGGGAGGCCCACGAGCTGCGGCTCCTGGCCGCGTACGAGGAGCGCTTCGGCCCGGCGCGGGACGCTGCGGACGCGCGCGGGGTCGGCGATCTGCGGCCCGACGACGATGGCGGTCGCGGGGATGGCGGTCGTGCGGGCGGCGTCGTCCAGGTCGAGCGGCCCTCGCTGCGCGACCCCGAGGCGGTGGCGGCGGCGCTCGCGGCGACGCGGTCCGCGTTCGAGAGCGGGGCCGACGTCGTCTATCAGGCGATGCTCGCCGAGCCGCCCTCCACCGCCGCCGACGGGGAGCGGCGGCCAGGTTTCGTCGGGTTCGCCGACTTCGTCGTGCGACAGGCGGACGGTCGCTGCCGCATCCAGGACTCCAAGCTCGCCCGGCACGCGCGCGTCACCGCGCTGCTGCAGCTCGCCGCGTATGCCGGCCGGCTGCGCGTGCTGGGCGTCGCGGTGGACGACGACGTCGACCTCGTGCTCGGGGACGGCACCGTGAGCACGCACCGGCTCGTCGACGTCGAACCCGTGTACCGGTTGCGGCGCGCGCACCTCGAACGGCTGGTGACCGCGCACCTCGCGCACGACGACGCGGCCCGGTGGGGCGACCCCGGAGTGTCCGCGTGCGGGCGGTGCGCCGTGTGCGACGCCGAGGTGACCGCGCACCGCGACGTGCTGCTCGTGGCAGGGCTGCGGCTCACCCAGCGGGCCCGCCTCGCGGCCGCCGGCATCACCACGATCGAGCAGCTCGCCGCGTCGTCGGGCCCGGTCGACGGGATCGGCACATCGACCCTGGCCGGGCTGCGCGAGCAGGCGGCCCTCCAGCTCGAGTCGGAAGCCCTTCCGCCCCCTCCGGCGGTCGACCCGCCCCCGGTGGTTGAGCTGCCCCCGGTGGTTGAGCCTGTCGAAACCACCCCACCGCAGACCGCTCCCCTCCCGGTGGTTGAGCCTGTCGAAACCACCCCACCCGATCGCTCAGGGGTGGTTTCGACAGGCTCAACCACCGGGGATAGTCCCGCCGTCGTGGTTTCGACAAGCTCAACCACCGGGGTGGGGTCGGATCGTTCTGGGGTGGTTTCGACAGTCTCAACCACCGGGCGGGTTTCGACGGGTTCGCCCACCGGGGTGGGCACCGCTGTCCCCGCCGTCCGCGTCGTCGACCCCGACGGGCTCGCCGTCATCCCCGCCGCGAGCGACGGCGACATCTTCTTCGACTTCGAGGGCGATCCCCTCTACACCGAGGGCGCGGGCACGCAGTGGGGCCTGGACTACCTCTTCGGGCTCGTGGAGGTCGACGGGACGTTCCGGGCCTGGTGGGCGCACTCGTTCGCGGAGGAGCGCGTCGCCCTGCGCGGGTTCCTCGACTACCTGCGCGACCGCCGCCGGACCTACCCCGACCTGCACGTCTACCACTACGCGTCCTACGAGCGCACGCACCTGCTCGCGCTCGCCGCGCGGCACGGGGTGGGCGAGGAGGAGATCGACCAGCTCCTGCGCGAGCACGTGCTGGTGGACCTGTACCCGATCGTGCGCAGGTCCGTACGGGTGGGCAGCCGCTCGTACTCGATCAAGAAGCTCGAGCCGCTGTACATGGGCGACGACCTGCGCTCGGGCGACGTGCAGACCGCCGGCGCGTCCATCGAGGAGTACGCCGCCGCCCGCGCCGCGTCGGCCCGCGGCGACGTCGTCCAGGGCGAGAAGATGCTCGCCGCCATCGCCGACTACAACGCGTACGACTGCCGCTCCACGCTCCGGCTGCGCGACTGGCTCGCGGGACTCGCCCGCGAGCGTCGCGTCGAGCCGCTGCCCGTGCCCGACGACGCCCCCGGGCGTGAGGTCGAGGCGTCGCCCCTCGCGGAACGGATCGCGGCGCTCGCGGGCGACCCGCTCGACCCCGACCGCACGCCCGACGAGCGAGCGCTCGGGCTCGCGGCCGCCGCGATCGACTACCACCGTCGCGAGAACAAGTCGTTCTGGTGGGGGCACTTCGCGCGGCTGATCGAACCGCCGGCCGACTGGCTGGACACGCGCGACGTGCTGCGCGTCGACTCCGTGCGGCTCGTGCGGGACTGGACGGTGGAGGGCAGGCAGAAGAACCCGCGCCGGGTGATCGAGCTGCGCGGCGAGTGGGCGCCGGGCTCCAGGCCCAGCACGTTCGCGAACCCCGGCCCGCATCTGCTGTACGAGCCGCCCGGCCCGTACCCGAGCCCGACCGCCGACCCGGGTGCGCGCTCGGTGCACGCGGTGCGGGTGCTCGAGGTGGTCGACGACGCGACCGTGCTCGTGGAGGAGGCCCTGCCCGGAGGTCACGAGCCGCACCAGGACGTCCCGATCGCCCTGGCCCCGGCGGCCCCGCCGGACACGCGCCCGCTGGCGGCCGCGGTCGCAGAATGGGCGACCCGCCTCGTCGACCCTCCACCCCCGATGGTTGAGCCCGTCGAAACCCGCACCCCGGTGGTTGAGCCTGTCGAAACCACCCCACCGGATCGATCTGGGGTGGTTTCGACAGGCTCAACCACCGGGCGCGACACCGTGCGGTGGCCGCGGGATGCCGTCGTCGACATCCTCCGGCGGACGCCGCCACGGTCGAGGTCCGGGCGCGGGCTCGCGGCCGTGCGGCCGGGCGACGACGGCGAGGGCGATCACATCGCCGCCGTCGTCGCGAGCGTGCTCGACCTGGACGACTCCTACCTCGCCGTGCAGGGTCCGCCCGGGACGGGCAAGACGTACCTCGCGGCCCGGGTGATCCGCACGCTCGTGGAGCGGCACCACTGGCGGGTCGGTGTCGTCGCGCAGTCGCACGCGGTGGTGGAGAACGTGCTCGACGGCGTCGTCGGCGCGGGGCTGGACCGGGATCTGGTGGGCAAGCAGCCTGGCGACCCCGAGGCGGACCTCGTGTTCACCGCGGTGCCGCGCAAGGGGTACGCGGCGTTCGCGGACGAGCGCGCCACGAGCGGGTTCGTGCTCGGCGGGACGGCCTGGGACTTCGTGGCCGCGGACCGGGTGCCGCGACGGTCGCTGGACCTGCTCGTCGTGGACGAGGCGGGCCAGTACTCGCTCGGCACGACGATCGCGGCGTCGGTGGCGGCGCGGAACCTGCTGCTGCTCGGCGACCCGCAGCAGCTTCCCCAGGTGTCGCAGGGCACGCACCCGGAGCCGGTGGACACCTCGGCGCTCGGCTGGGTGAGCGCCGGTCACGACGTGCTCCCGGCCGAGCTCGGGTACTTCCTCGCGGCGAGCCGCCGCATGCACCCGGCGGTCTCCCGGCCGGTCTCGGACCTGTCGTACGAGGGCCGCCTGCACTCGCACCCGTGCGCGGCACAGCGGTCGCTGGACGACGTCGAGCCGGGTCTGCACGTGCATCCCGTGCCGCACGAGGGTCGGTCCACCGAGTCGCCCGAGGAGGCAGCCGAGGTGGTGCGGATCGTCCGTTCCCTGCTCGGCAAACGGTGGAGCACCGCGCCCGACGACGCGGGGCGGTCGCTGACGGCCGCCGACGTCGTCGTGGTGACGCCGTACAACGCGCAGGTGCAGCGCGTGCGCCAGGCGCTGGACGCGGCCGGGCTGGGGGACGCGCGGGTCGGGACGGTGGACAAGTTCCAGGGGCAGGAGGCCGTCGTCGCGATCGTCAGCCTGGCGGCGTCGGACGCCGTCGCCGTGCCGCGCGGCATGGAGTTTCTGCTGATGAAGAACCGGCTCAACGTGGCGATCTCGCGCGCCCAGTGGGCCGCCTACCTGGTGTGGAGCCCCGCGCTGCTGGACCACCTGCCGCCGACGCCGCCGACGCTCGCGCAGCTCAGCGCGTTCGCGCGGCTCGTGGGGGCGTGA
- a CDS encoding MFS transporter: MSTPASDPSGPSAAGIVDPRRATIILVAMAVSTFLFVLVEGLPGGLLTLMAPDLNTTTSRIGLLVTGYALVVLVTTVPLARITQHIPRRWVLSATVLVAAAATLWAGLAGSYGSIMTARLVTALAQALFWVAVIPGTTGLFPPRVRGRVVARLALGNSIAPVLGLPVGTWLAEQTHWRVTFWVVSALSTVIFVVVVMLFPTVRPSEGGASRAPFPSRPRLLYQLVTTALIVTSAFGLITFVTQFLQDVAGYERADMPWLLVISGAAGVVGAFTVGRFLDRHSWGSLTVGIAVVAVAQVLLFATGAHPVAAIAGIALFGCAFSTVPPALSHRVMLVAPGSTDMGVAVSSATFNLGIAAGSALGAALTAAVGVRWVPFVGAVLAVLALGANLLENRFNPPFPAHRQAVDEALGLDAPEPDAAALDTTARDAALEG; this comes from the coding sequence ATGTCCACTCCCGCGTCCGACCCGTCCGGCCCGTCCGCCGCCGGCATCGTCGACCCCCGCCGCGCGACGATCATCCTCGTCGCGATGGCCGTCTCGACGTTCCTGTTCGTGCTCGTCGAAGGGCTGCCCGGCGGCCTGCTGACGCTCATGGCCCCCGACCTGAACACGACGACGTCACGCATCGGCCTGCTGGTCACCGGGTACGCGCTGGTGGTGCTCGTGACTACCGTGCCCCTCGCCCGCATCACCCAGCACATCCCGCGGCGCTGGGTGCTGTCCGCGACCGTGCTCGTGGCCGCCGCGGCCACCCTGTGGGCGGGCCTGGCCGGCAGCTACGGGTCGATCATGACCGCCCGCCTGGTCACCGCGCTGGCCCAGGCCCTGTTCTGGGTGGCCGTCATCCCCGGCACCACCGGGCTCTTCCCACCGCGGGTGCGCGGCCGGGTGGTGGCCCGCCTGGCGCTCGGCAACTCCATCGCCCCCGTCCTCGGCCTGCCCGTCGGCACCTGGCTGGCCGAGCAGACGCACTGGCGGGTCACGTTCTGGGTCGTCTCCGCGCTCTCGACGGTGATCTTCGTCGTCGTCGTCATGCTGTTCCCCACCGTGAGACCGTCGGAGGGCGGCGCCTCACGCGCCCCGTTCCCCAGCCGCCCCCGGCTCCTGTACCAGCTCGTCACGACGGCGCTCATCGTCACGAGCGCGTTCGGGCTGATCACCTTCGTCACCCAGTTCCTGCAGGACGTCGCCGGGTACGAGCGCGCGGACATGCCCTGGCTGCTCGTCATCTCGGGCGCGGCCGGGGTCGTCGGGGCGTTCACCGTCGGGAGGTTCCTCGACCGGCACTCGTGGGGGTCGCTCACCGTGGGGATCGCCGTCGTCGCCGTCGCCCAGGTGCTCCTGTTCGCGACGGGTGCGCACCCCGTGGCCGCGATCGCCGGCATCGCCCTGTTCGGGTGCGCGTTCTCCACCGTGCCGCCCGCGCTCTCGCACCGCGTGATGCTCGTGGCGCCCGGGTCCACCGACATGGGCGTGGCGGTCTCGTCCGCGACGTTCAACCTGGGCATCGCGGCCGGGTCGGCGCTCGGTGCCGCCCTCACCGCGGCCGTCGGAGTGCGGTGGGTGCCGTTCGTGGGAGCCGTGCTCGCCGTGCTCGCCCTCGGGGCGAACCTGCTGGAGAACCGCTTCAACCCGCCCTTCCCGGCCCACCGGCAGGCGGTCGACGAGGCCCTCGGGCTCGACGCTCCCGAACCCGACGCCGCGGCGCTCGACACCACCGCGCGCGACGCGGCGCTGGAGGGTTGA